The genomic DNA TCTGTGTGACTAACCAAACTGATTTCTGCCTTGTATGTAGGTGTCGTGTCTGCAGTCAGATTCTTCCAACCTTCTGCAAGTTCAGCAATGAGTTCAAGAATCTGAAGTTCATCTATGCAGATATTGATGAGTGCCCTGAAACAACACAAAGCATACGCTACACCCCAACCTTCCATTTTTATCGAGATGGAGAAAGGGTCGATGAGATGCTTGGCACAGGAGAAGAGAGATTACATGATCGGCTATGGTTGCATTCTTGATGGTTATTTGCACTGGCTTCTGTTGCCACTGTTTTCATGAACCGTTTATGCTGAATGTTACTTGTATTTTTCCTATTCCTGTAACTAGTAACATAGTTCTATTGCCAAACACAGTTGGAGAGCTTTGTCTTAATATTTATGCTATGCTGCATATATGACTGCTGTTCCTGTCTAGCTCTCATGCTTTTGCTGGAGTTCAACTGTTCAAGTGAACAATCAAGAAACGAGCttctaaaaaaacaaacataTTTCGATGCGTTGAATGATGACTGATGTCTGACGGTAATGCGCAGATAACTCAGCTTGTCGTGGAGACTGGATTGATCAGGTGTCTGAGACACATGCAGTTCAATTATTTACCAGGGCGCTACGGCTTAAATTAATCAGTCACCACTTTTTCCATTTCAGAACGAACTTAACTCATCACTCGGTCAAATGTTGCGAAGTAACTGCATGATTCATGAAGCAGTAAACATACAAGAAAGAAACGACCTCAACTAATTGTTTCCATGGTATCTCATTTGAGCATAGAGAAAAATATAGGGGCAAAAATTCCAAGAAAAGTCACATTTCTCATccatttttcttaaaaa from Panicum virgatum strain AP13 chromosome 7N, P.virgatum_v5, whole genome shotgun sequence includes the following:
- the LOC120683316 gene encoding thioredoxin-like 3-3, with amino-acid sequence MAEGANGKHDAKRTGLEGTGLPLQGGSHGNLHSAGNDQQLRQMLDSLKSSKSPAVINYGASWCRVCSQILPTFCKFSNEFKNLKFIYADIDECPETTQSIRYTPTFHFYRDGERVDEMLGTGEERLHDRLWLHS